gcagcagcagcagcagttgcaacaaCAAGTTGTTACATTAAGAAAGCAATTTTCAGTAGTTTTGGTTGGGGAAATTAGAAAAGTCTCGCTTTTGGCGCGTGCCGTCATTCGCGGTCTGCTTATCGAGGCGACCGCATGCCATCGCATGGCATCGCATCGGTGACGTTTGCAATCGCAGGCAACGagcagacccagacccaggcccagtcccatACCATGTCCAGAAGATGTTGACAATAACATTGTACTTTATATAATTCCAATCAAAAACGATTCGATATCTCTGCTGTTAtcacaacaaaatgtttaaacaaTCAAAGTTGGGGCTCAAAGAACCCTGAAACCCGGAACCGGTGGAAAACGGTGGTGAAAGTATTTCAATTGAAGTTTGTGTCGATCTTTGGGTACACAAATCCCTAATCGCTTTCGTTTGATATAATGCAGATAGAACTGTCTCCCAAAGTGCTTAACGATCATACTATGATGCAATATGCCACAAGTATTTCCAAGTGGAAGATCGATGATTGATGTGTCTCCCTATCCATGGCGCGTTTATCCGTAGATCTCTTTGAAACGAACAACAGAATGCATTGAAATGATGCCCATTTATGGACAATGTTTTGAGCACCTGAAAACCAATTGATTGCTTGGgcggtctgctgctgctgctgctgtctgtcgTCTGTTTTTATCGAGCTTTTCCCCATATTTGGAGGTGTCGATCCACATTGTGGCCGCGAAACGAACTTGAACTTCCGCTTTGGTTGACTGACTATTTTGGTTATGCAATGGGTCCCCAAATGGGTTGGTTGGGTGTATTGTAagtgctctcctctcctctcttcgcttctcctctcctctccgatCAATGATCAACGAACTGTTCAGAACGGGGGCTTAATGAGTGTGGGATGGGATAACGAGCTAACGATTAGAGTAgagtcccgtcccgtcccgtctcCCGTCTCACGCCCCGGCATAGAATCTATGTGCATACGTGTAAACAGATCGAATTCTGTGTTGGTGTGATAGCCGTTTGTATTGTGAGATTTTCTTTGACTAATCCCCCAACATATTCCTCTACGTTCCATTTCAGATCTGAGCTGAGCGCGTAAATtgatgactgactgactgactgattgattgattgattgactgaatacatgtacatataatgATTGCTGGGCAGTAAACCGAATCAACCAGAAACGATCATCAGAATCATCAGAAACTATATAGAATTTGTTGTTTGAGAAGAGAagaacaaaaagagagaagcgGCCGAGAAGATGGCGCGTCACATAATGGCCGTTTGTGTGGTCTGCCTCCTCTGCGCCCATCGCCTGCACTGCCAGGATCATGTGGAGAGCCTGCTCGCAGGCGCCACCGTGATGCACAGCCAGGAGCAGCTTAATGCGCGCGTCTACACCAGTCTCTCCTCCAGTCCCTCCAGTGAAACCACCGATCAGAGACAGCAGCTAGCTATCGACGATACCCAGAATTACAGCACAAGTCCGCCCTCGAGGAGAGACAAACGGCATGCCgagcatggccatggccattccGAGCCACCTGTCCCGCAGATCACCAAGTACTTTCTCGACAAGCTGATGGCCCAGCAGGGGGCGATGGACAGCAGTGGATTCAACAGTTTCCTGCAGCAGATAAACCTACACTCGATGGTGGCCTCCAGCGAGGGAACCGTAAGTAAAGGTTCGCTCTTCTTTTGTGGATTCCACATTAATGTATCCCCCTCTCCTCAGTGCGTGCCTGCTAGTCGCCTGGTGCATCATGTCCAGCCCCACGATCTCTCCcatcacagtcacagtcacagcgAGGAGCCGCAGGTGGCGGAAGGAGAGGAGCTCAAGCTAAAGAACTGCACCCTTAGCAATAATGGCACCAACTCCAACATTGTATGCGCACCTGCCCTGCTCCAACACAACAGCAGCTCCATCGAGGGGCCCACCAACTTTACACTCAGCGAACGAGATATGCTACATCTGTGTCCTGTGCTGCTGCACGAACTGAAGGCCCAGACTGGCGGCTGCATAGAGCTGGATGTGCTGGCCGAGATCGATAGCACGGAGAAGCTGCTCGTCGCAGAGAAGGATATGTTCTATGGTGCGTTGAATCTAATGtctgctgtttttttgttgtccttTAATGAAATTAATCTTCTGTTTCAGTGTGGGTCTATGCATTCATTTCGGTGTTTGCCTGCGGCATCCTAGGCCTGGTTGGGGTGGCCATCATACCCTTCATGGGCTCCCGGTATTACAAGCACATTATACAGTATCTGGTGTCGTTGGCCGTGGGGACAATGACTGGCGATGCTCTGCTCCATTTACTGCCGCATGTGAGTATGGGCATGGGGTTGTTGTCGTTAGTTCCTTTGTGATTCCTaatttcttttcttgttttctctttCGATGGCAGTCGCTGGCAGGGCAGGACGAGCGAGGGATGATCATGAAGGGATTGGGCTGCCTGGGCGGCATCATATTCTTCTACATTACAGAACATGCTCTGACCATGATCTCCGAGTGGCGGAAGAGCGTGGAGAAGAAGGAGACAAAGAAGCCGTCGCGTGCGAAGGTGATGCGTGATCCGGACTCGTCGGTGAACAACTCCGTGGCGGGGGACAAGATCTGCAAGCAGAAATACAGCTCCTATCCGTACTGCTACGATGAGATTACGATGAACAACAAGCAGAGCGAATGGATGCACCTCCCCGGCGACGGAGTGGCTGCGTccgtggcaggggcaggtggGGATGCGGCGTCCGCCTCTGAGGTACGCAACGGACTCGCCGATCACGATGGTTCCAGTGAAATGGCAGCGGCCGCCGAGTCTCTTCTCTCCACGCTGCACACGAACTGTGTAGAGATGaaccaccacaaccacaaTCACAAGCATAAcaaccaccagcagcagcagcatcaggagGCACAGGACAACAATACCATTGTCACGGATCTGGATGGCAATGCTGTGTATGCCGCCtcgaacagcaacagcaaggtGGTGGATGGCAAGGACGGAAAGAACGATCATGTGACTGTAATTCTAAGGGAGCACGAGTCCTCGCATCATGGCCATAGCCATCGCCACGGGCATGTCCATTCGCCGCCAGAGACGCTGAGCGCCGTGGCCTGGATGATCATCATGGGCGACGGGTTGCATAACTTCACCGATGGCATGGCCATTGGGGCGGCATTTGCCGAGAACATTGCCGGTGGCTTCTCCACCTCGCTGGCCGTCTTTTGTCATGAACTGCCGCACGAGCTGGGCGACTTTGCCATTCTGATGAAGGCGGGCATGTCCGTGAAATCGGCTGTGTACTACAATCTGTTGACTGGTGTACTCAGCTTCATTGGCATGATCTTTGGCATTGCCTTTGGCCAGTCGCAGGATGTGGCCCAATGGATGTTTGCCGTAGCAGCGGGTCTGTTTATATACATTGCCCTGGTCGATATGGTATGTTAAGCAATTTCCCAATTCCCATTTAAACTCGTATTTCGATAATGATTGCTATATTTTCTGTTTACAGATGCCTGAGATATCGGCCTCACACAAGTCGCTGGCCCAGTTTCTGCTGCAGATACTCGGTATGCTCAGTGGCGTGGGGATAATGCTGATAATTGCCCTCTTTGAGGGGGATCTGATGAGCGTGTTTGGCACTGCGCCCCCCAGTGCCGCCCACCATCAGCACGTGCACTAGATAGTAGCCACAGTAGCCAGTAGGGAAGGGagcaaccaacaaccaaccaCCAACAACTGCAGCGAATCTTGTAGCATAGCGTATTATGGGAATTGCAGCGAATATTGTGTATTAactgcattttttttttccgtcAGGCCTAGGATTTTTTCAATTAtattttgcttaattttttaTAGATCTTTGTTACACTTTGCACATATatacaccacacacacacatacagctaGATCAACACGTTATCAATTATCAAAAAAGGCATTTGTTATCCAGTTTTTGAAACACACCTGCATACCCACACACAACAGGCGACAGGCAACAGGAAACAGGTTCCTAACTTTTGCTACAAAACTGCGTTTGAAATTGGGAAAAAGGAAGAGCGAAACATTTACAGAGAATGGAGCGAAAGTATGGCCGTGCTGGAGCACGGACACACGGATCCACTGACTACTGATCTTCTACACTaaaacggaaaacggaaacAGAACCTAAACACTTACGATACACTTACGATTGTAggatatatatagtacatacatatatatatatatacactatATACACTATATGCATACAGATATACAGTGTGTGCACGAGACGTTTACTTTAGGCGAGTTTGAACACATTCTATAAACAAAATGTCCGCTATTACTTAAAGATTTCGAAGCGTATTATCTACTATTGGAGATCGACCCAAACCCCCATTTaagtttaatttattatttgtaataCATTTAAAAACTATCCTAAATGCACGCTCGTACATAATTTGCCACCTCTCGTGAACGAACTTTCGtttaattatgtttttttttttttgtaataaaacAAATCAGAAATAAACAGATCTGTCTAGTTTGTTGTTGTATAATTTCGCATTGATTTTGTTGGTAATTTGCGCACATAACTAACACGAAATGAAAGTGATTGTGATTCAACATGAGTAACTAAACATTTGTAAAATGGTGCGACTTTGATGAGAAAAGGAACGATTGCTCTTAACACACACCcaacacaccacaccacacacacaagccaTACACAGCAACGATCACTTTAACTGAGCAACTAACAATATTTTCTAAAGCCCACACACACTATATGCTAAAGAGGCAGTAAAACCTATAATTTTACTTAGCTGTAAGCTCTCTGAAAACTAAGAAGAATGGAGATCAAAGGATGCAGAGGCATCCCTTGGAGAAATTTGGAGAAATTGATGTAAAATTACTTTGGTGATATCAAGCAAAAGGCAATTGAAACGACTAAACGAAATAAGTTTacaataatattaataaataaataaatataaatgtatgtgtGTCGTGTTGTAAGTGTGCACCAGCACACGCAAAATGGCGCGTATTTTGCtacatttaatattattttaaacactttaaATGatcaaataaatgtttttccaCCTCAACTTCGTAAGCAAAATGTATGCGTGAAATATGTTGTTTGAATTTAGTGGGCGCGCAGGATGTCTATCGATGACAATAACATGTATTGGTATCGAGGTAGCTCTGGTTCTGATTTACTTTTCTCCTTGCaattggaaaaatatataaaaaggTAAACCCAGCGGAAAATGTACGCGTTCATATTCAGTAGGTGGATCAGATTCTGAATTTTATTCGCCGAAAATTGGACCTGGTATGAATCTACAataagaatttacaatcgttaatattttccgcgGAACCAAAATtaaggcaaaaacaatcaaagtcAAGTATTTAAAGTAAACCAGTCAggtagaaaatagattcattaatcggataaaattatgtaggCAGGACTGAGGGTTCTatttagctagtaatattcgtcggaatatcaaaaacgaggaatatgtaaaatagaactttaattcgtcagtatatttacggtatatttttacaataagacggtatattttggtatatttctgagggtcggacggtatatttcaacgataaatccgcggtcacactgacaCGTATATAGATACTGTGTTAGATTTTTCTCAGCAGAATTTCTTTGCATCAGCTATTAATTGTCAAAATTGAACGAATcgaaattgaaaaatgaacGAGGGGAGTCAGTACTCCATACATACGGTATGCCGCACCTGTCTGAGCACCCTGCACGACACAATGGCGTACGATCTCTTTTTGATTCCGGGCCTGGCCAAAAAACTATGCGTGTGCACTTCGCTGTCGGTGGAACAGCAGGATGGCTTTCCCAAGAACCTTTGCTTTAACTGCTACGCGAAACTGAACGAGTTGCACGACTTCCAGAAGCTGTGCGTGGACTCGGTGCAGAAATTCCAGGATTTGGTCTCGAGCAATGCCTTTACGTGCCAGACGAACttcgatgttttggatcccaGTGCAGCGGTCGCAGACCTGCCGCCCGACGACGAGGACCACGTCAACTTTGATCCGCTTTTGAATTCCAAGATAGAGATCATTGAGAATGAGGAAGATGTGTTCAAAATGCTAGAGGATGTGGAGAAGGAGGTCGAGGAGGTAGAGAAAGATGAGCTCGGCTCTGCCGAGGAATCCAACGACTCTTTCATTGAGagcggcaacgacaacgaccaGGACGAGGACTTTCAGCTGAACAGCAGCGATGATGACGTGCCCCTGGCCCAGCGGGCTCGACGCGGGAACAGGCGCGGAACCAAAGCCAAGGCCAGCAAACGACCCATTAAGGATGATTCGGACGAATTCAGCTCCTTCTCCGACGACTCGGACTCAGACGGTGAGAAGGGGAGCAGGGAGAAGCCCAAGCGCAAGAGGATTCCCGCAGCCGAGCGACACCTCCATCGCCTCATCGACTGCCACATTTGTCATCAGAAGTTCAAGAAGGCCATTCGCTACGAGGAGCACATGAAGCACCACAACGATCTCCTCCCCTTCCAGTGCAAGGTGGAGAGCTGCCGGAAGGGATTCACCACGGCCAACGGGCTGCGCGTCCACGTAGAGCATGCACACACGGAGTCATCGGAAATGCATCCGTGCACCTACGAGGGTTGCAACAAATCTTTTGCCCGGCCCGTGCTACTCAACTTCCACATGAAGCGGGTGCACAAGGTGGACACGCCCCAAAGGGACTTCCCCTGCACGGAATGCGACAAGGTTTTCCGCTGCCCCACGGCCCTCAAGAAGCACATGTACAAGCACACGGGCGAGGAGCTGCCATTCGCCTGCGAGATCTGCGGCAAACGATTCCCCATCAACAGTGTGCTAAGGGATCACTTGCTACGGCATGCAGGCATTAAGAACCACGTCTGTCCGTACTGCGGCGTGGGCAAAACAACGCGCCAGGAGTGGAACAAACACATTCTCACCCACACCAAGGAGAAGAAGTACGAGTGCCGCCAGTGCGAGCACACCTCGCACAACAAGCAAGCCCTGGCCAACCACGTCAAGGTGGTGCATGAGAAGAGGAAGGATTTCGCCTGCCAGTACTGCGGGAAGACGTTTGGCAAGTCGCATGCCTGCAAGATCCACGAGAGAAGCCACACGGGAGAGAAGTGCTGCGAGTGCAAGATCTGCGGCAAGGTCTTCCTCTTCGAGAAGGGCCTCACCAAGCATTTAAAGACTCACGAAAAGTCGGATCTGCCCAGAAACCAGACCACAGTCAATCCATTACTGGCTGAGGTCGCTGCGGCAGCCTCTTCCTCAACCATTGCGAAGCCCAGCCCTCACCTGCGAGGACGTGTGGAGAGAGTGGACATTGCTCAGTTGGCAGGCACTGTGGTTAATCCCATACCGTCTGTGAACCTACCGTCGTGGTCGCCGCAGGTGAACTTCACCAAGAAGGAGGGCCAGCACATGTGCCCGGACTGCGGCAAGGGATTCAACCATGTGAGCAACATGAAGCTCCACTACAAGGTGGTGCATCAGAAGGTGAAGGACTTCTGCTGCCGTTTCTGCCCCAAGCGGTTCGCCAAGAAGCAGTATCTGCGACACCACGAGTACATACACACGGGCGAGAAGCCGTACGAGTGCAAGGTGTGCGGCAAACACTTCCGCCAGGAGCAGGTGCTCAAGACCCACATGAAGGTCCACGACAAGCCGCCGAGGCCCCCAAGCAAGCCCAAGGAACCGGTGGCCCCCAAGGCGGAAACGGCCAAGCGACAGCAGCCAAAGAACTTTGAGCAGTACCAGGATCCCGCTGCCGAGCgggctgccgccaccgctgagCTATTGGCCTACCAGCTGGAGGAGAACGAAGCTAAGCGGAAGGCGGAGGTGGAGCTTCGGAAGATCCAGGAAGCGGCATTCGAGCAGTTAAACAAGCTGCAGAAGCAGACGAACACCTACGATGGCTTCTATGCCCAGAAGGCCGAGGCGGAAGGCACCACCATCGATGCATTCAAATTGGATCATGTCTGAGGACAGCAATAAAACTCtatatgtttattattattagtaatATACACGTATATTATGTGTGTTTCTACTACTATGAGCatagtatatatactataGTATTTTTAAATGTATCATTTATTCGATTCGCTATTATTTTAAAAGATTTTTTTTATGTCTGTTCTCTCAGAAGTCGCTTCATTGAGATTTATTTTTGGgtttcgctataaaaatgattattCAAAACGTAAAATATGAAGAACCGAATAGAAGTTGCAAAACAAATCAAGGAATATTTTTAGAATCTATGCTGGAAAAATGGTGTTTTGAGCCATAGTTGTGATTGTTATTTTGAAATTAACGCCGAATTCATTCCGCCTATCGCACAAAAATACCGATACTATTTTTAGCTACCCTGTATATCGATAAGAAGAGTCAAAAGTCGCGGGTATTTGATTTCAAGACAAGAAACAACACAAATATAGTGTCGAATGCTTAGAAAAGGAGTTCCCCTTATTTAACTCACATTTTACAGTAACATCTACAGTCAAATACAATCTCAGAAACACAAatcccaacaacaaaaaatatcgaCAAAaactcatacatacatatatcgagATACATCCCTAGCTTCCAATTCTTTCATCGGCGCCCGCTAAACAACTCTCAACTCCCAGTCCTGCGAGAATCAAAcggaaatatatgtataattgtACATTTAACTTCTTCAACTATTCGCAGAGTTCACGAGGCCGAGGGTCTATTCGTGTTCCTTCGCTGCGAAATAAAAGATGAATCCTCCTATTGTTTTATGCGAAATCGCAGATGAAATTCCCATAGAATCTGTGAGCGAGCCTTCGCAATTCACTTATGCCATAAAGGGCTGGGAACTAATGCACTTCTTTGGGCCGGAGCATGCAAAGATACTCTTAGAATGCATAAAAAAGTGTAAGTTGAACAAAAGTTTACCACAACTGGAAGATTCTCACTCATGCTTTTGCAGGCGAAGTCGAGCGTCCCCGAAAGTTGGTCTTCAAAGCCATAAAAAAAGATGCCAAATGGATCTTGGTGCTTTTGCAGCAGGCGACTCGTTCCCAGCCCCGTCCGCTTGATATGGAAATGGCTGCCATACTATTGCCAATTGTGTTCAAAAATTTCTGCCTGGAGACCAGCTTGGATTTTGCAGTGGCCGAGCAGGAGAAGCTGTATCAGCGACCACTCAAAACGTATGTGTCCACGAAGCTATACGATGCTCTCTACGACAGACACCAGAAGGCGCGAGAGGGCAAGGACAAGCCTTTGGAACTTCCCGACTGCTTCCAGTCGACGTTGCGCAAATACCAAGAGCGCAGCGTTTGCTGGATGCTTAGTCGCGAGCAAGAGTCAAATGAATTTACTGGGAACTACTCCGTTCTGCACGCGGTGGATGGACATACACGCGTGCTCAAGCATGACTACTGTCTGCAGTTCTATCCGTTTCAGGAGAAACTGCCAAAGATAATTTTGCCCCCGGGTGGCATCCTAGCAGATGAAATGGGTTTGGGCAAGACGGTGGAGTTCCTTGCCATGCTGCTGCTCAATCCCAGAGTTAAGGGCACattcaacaacaaatattGGCTAGAACTTTTAGAGAGTGTCGACGATTACGTGCCTCTAAAGAAGCCGCGGCTGCAGGAAGAACTGTTTTGCATTtgcaccaaaaaaaagggcaTCCAGATTAAGTGCAGAAGGTGCAAACTGTGGCAGCACGAGGAGTGTATGAATAGCAGTGACGAGCGGGATGCGAATGATCCCCCATATGTGTGTCCCAGCTGCTGGTCGGAACTGGGAAACATGGAAAACACGCAATTGGTAGAGTCCGGAGCCACCATCATAGTCTCGCCCAATGCCATTAAGATGCAGTGGTTTAACGAGATGCAAAAGCACATCTCGCCTGCCCTGAAGGTCCTACTGTACCCCGGCCTGCACTCTGGCTCGTGGTATAGTCCCTTGGAGCTGGCCAAGTACGATGTTGTGCTCACAGATTTTCTTATCCTTCGCAATGAGATTCATCACACCGCAGACCACAAGTCCGACCGCCAAATGCGCCACCAGCAGCGCTATATGCGTCCCAGCTGTCCGCTTCTCATGGTTAACTGGTGGCGTGTCTGCCTGGACGAGGCTCAGGTAAGAGAGAAGACATGTAGCCAGTGCATCTCTTTCGAAATGttataaatgcattttcccttttttagATGGTGGAGAGCACCACCTCGAATGCGGCGGAAATGGTGCGGATGCTGCCGGCTGTAAATCGTTGGGCCGTCACTGGAACTATTGACGATCTGCCGCCACTCTTGCAGTTCGTTGGCTTCAACGAGGCCTGCCAGCCGCCCGCTGCCTGGCAGACTGTCGATAAGTCCTTCCAGCTGAACCACAACCCAAAGCCATTGCTGGATCTGCTGGAGCACAGCTTGTGGCGCACCTGCATGTCGAAGGTGAAGCACGAGCTTGGGATTCCACCGCAAACTGAAGTGGTGCATCGTCTGGAGCTTAGCAATGTGGAATCTCTGTACTATCGCGAGGAGCACAATAAGTGCCACGAACAGTTCCTCCAGGAAGTGGCAAAGAATACGCATCATAACGAGGACAACAGCTCCCGCCTGGCGGCCATTTCTCCGCAGCTGCTGCGGATCATCCTAAAACCATTTTTGCGCATACGCAAGACCTGTTCCGTGCCCGTCGTGAACAACAACAGTTTGCACACGTTATCCTTTCTGGATCCACAGGACCTCCTAAATCATCTGATATCcaacaacgaaaacgaatgcAAGAAGCAGCTTCGCAGTTGGGCCTCGGCGTACAATGGATCGGCAGCCATATACTTTATACGCAAACATTACCACCAGGCCATCAGGCAGTACAAGCTCTTGCTGAAGCTAGCAGCGGACTACAACAAAGACAACATATCGTAAGAAAAATCAGCTAAAAATGCTCAGTTATAAGCCTGTACAGTACCCGTATTATTTCCTTTTACAGCGTGGACAGTGTGCTCCAGATTCATGCTCTCTATAACATTCTGCAAGCGAGCGCTCTGGCTGCCCCTCAAGACAGGATATCCGAAATCGAGGAGACCACCTATAAATCACAGATGCAAAAGTTTGGGTGGAAGTACCTGGAGGAAACCTCCAAAGTTCTCCAATCGGCTCTCAGTGCCTACCAGTTGAAGATATCTGAAATGCACACGCTGGAGGATCAGTTCCGTGGCAGCATTGTCCAATTTCTGGCCACAGTGGTCAACCTCAAGCATTCCCTCCATGATGTCATGTTAAGCAAGGTGCAGTATGTCGTTGTTGATAAATTGGAGCACGTCCACTCCATAGCGGGCATTATTTATGTAATTGAAATGTGGCACCAACGTCTCGAGGATCTGAAGATCAACTTATTTTCGGAATTCGAGTATCTGCAAGATATCATTGGTCGGGCTGTTGGGGCAGTCAAGGCGGGAGAGGCCCTAACAGCGGAAATCACTAGTTTTATAACCAATGTTTCCGATTGTCATCTGGCTGAGATTTTGGTGAGTGCTCCCTGATAATGTAGCGGCAAGTTGTAGCTTCTTGGCATTTTTCCAGCAGAATGAAGgcaaaaagaaaccaaaaaagcCGCGCACTTGTCGTCTGTGCAAGATTCGTGAGACCTTGCATAAATTCGAATGTCTTGTGTTTGACAAAGAAAACGACATGACCGAAGGCCTGGAGAAGCCCAGCGTGGAGATCAGTGTTCTGAAAAGTACAGAGTGAATAACCTAATTAAATTGATCTTTGATTAATGTATCGCTTTTTTCAGTAATCTTTACATTCGTGCGATCAAAATCAGAATTCAGCGACTACCTTGGCGAGTGTAAAATCAAATTGGATTTGCTCTCCTGTCTCCAGGGACTGGCCAAATCCATGGCCAAGTACTGGATCGAGGTGGAGTATATGGTGAAGTCATTCGATGAGCTGGAAATGTGCAAGATGCGCATTCTGCTGACCGATGATCCCAAAGAGCAGTCGAATTTCCGCATCCTGAGGGGCCAGGTCGATGAGCAATTACGGACGAATCTGATCAAACTGGAAATCGCACAGCGTAACTTCACGCGGCTGAATGGACGCCTCAAGTATTTGAAGCACTTGAAGGAGGACAACAGTGCCAGGAACTGTCCGATTTGCCAGACCGATGAGGATTCGAGAGTAAATATAATCATAAACCAGATAAATATCGCACTAGCTAAACACTTATATTCTATTGAACTCTCTTGCAGTATGTTATGATGGTTTGCGGCCACTTTATTTGCCAGGACTGTCTCGACGAAATgaagaggaaaaaaaacacCGAGTGCAGCACAAAGTGTCCCATATGTCGCCAGGATTCGCCGGAGTAAGAAATGCTTCTCAGCCTtggcatatgtatatctctgaCTATCACTTTCTGTTCTGTAGGTTATATCATTCCGTTCGTCCTGGGGTGGCAAAAACGATGGTTGGCAGCTTTTCCACGAAAATCACCTGCATAGTGCAACTGATTCTCAAGATTACTGCTGACGATAATCAGGCTAAGATCCTCATCTTTTCGCAATGGCAGGCAATACTAGAGCAAATTTCAATTGCACTGAGGTTGAATAGGATTGTGTTCCGCAAATGCAGTAACATGGATCT
The sequence above is a segment of the Drosophila pseudoobscura strain MV-25-SWS-2005 chromosome X, UCI_Dpse_MV25, whole genome shotgun sequence genome. Coding sequences within it:
- the LOC4812909 gene encoding E3 ubiquitin-protein ligase SHPRH isoform X1; translation: MNPPIVLCEIADEIPIESVSEPSQFTYAIKGWELMHFFGPEHAKILLECIKKCEVERPRKLVFKAIKKDAKWILVLLQQATRSQPRPLDMEMAAILLPIVFKNFCLETSLDFAVAEQEKLYQRPLKTYVSTKLYDALYDRHQKAREGKDKPLELPDCFQSTLRKYQERSVCWMLSREQESNEFTGNYSVLHAVDGHTRVLKHDYCLQFYPFQEKLPKIILPPGGILADEMGLGKTVEFLAMLLLNPRVKGTFNNKYWLELLESVDDYVPLKKPRLQEELFCICTKKKGIQIKCRRCKLWQHEECMNSSDERDANDPPYVCPSCWSELGNMENTQLVESGATIIVSPNAIKMQWFNEMQKHISPALKVLLYPGLHSGSWYSPLELAKYDVVLTDFLILRNEIHHTADHKSDRQMRHQQRYMRPSCPLLMVNWWRVCLDEAQMVESTTSNAAEMVRMLPAVNRWAVTGTIDDLPPLLQFVGFNEACQPPAAWQTVDKSFQLNHNPKPLLDLLEHSLWRTCMSKVKHELGIPPQTEVVHRLELSNVESLYYREEHNKCHEQFLQEVAKNTHHNEDNSSRLAAISPQLLRIILKPFLRIRKTCSVPVVNNNSLHTLSFLDPQDLLNHLISNNENECKKQLRSWASAYNGSAAIYFIRKHYHQAIRQYKLLLKLAADYNKDNISVDSVLQIHALYNILQASALAAPQDRISEIEETTYKSQMQKFGWKYLEETSKVLQSALSAYQLKISEMHTLEDQFRGSIVQFLATVVNLKHSLHDVMLSKVQYVVVDKLEHVHSIAGIIYVIEMWHQRLEDLKINLFSEFEYLQDIIGRAVGAVKAGEALTAEITSFITNVSDCHLAEILQNEGKKKPKKPRTCRLCKIRETLHKFECLVFDKENDMTEGLEKPSVEISVLKIIFTFVRSKSEFSDYLGECKIKLDLLSCLQGLAKSMAKYWIEVEYMVKSFDELEMCKMRILLTDDPKEQSNFRILRGQVDEQLRTNLIKLEIAQRNFTRLNGRLKYLKHLKEDNSARNCPICQTDEDSRYVMMVCGHFICQDCLDEMKRKKNTECSTKCPICRQDSPELYHSVRPGVAKTMVGSFSTKITCIVQLILKITADDNQAKILIFSQWQAILEQISIALRLNRIVFRKCSNMDLDEFKSTEMNVTCLLMALSRGSKGLNLIEATHVFLVEPILNPGDERQAIGRIHRFGQTKATTVHRFIVNGTIEENILSLISSADDSKTLGTHWDLENLTLDSLKKLFILKE
- the LOC4812909 gene encoding E3 ubiquitin-protein ligase SHPRH isoform X2, producing the protein MNPPIVLCEIADEIPIESVSEPSQFTYAIKGWELMHFFGPEHAKILLECIKKCEVERPRKLVFKAIKKDAKWILVLLQQATRSQPRPLDMEMAAILLPIVFKNFCLETSLDFAVAEQEKLYQRPLKTYVSTKLYDALYDRHQKAREGKDKPLELPDCFQSTLRKYQERSVCWMLSREQESNEFTGNYSVLHAVDGHTRVLKHDYCLQFYPFQEKLPKIILPPGGILADEMGLGKTVEFLAMLLLNPRVKGTFNNKYWLELLESVDDYVPLKKPRLQEELFCICTKKKGIQIKCRRCKLWQHEECMNSSDERDANDPPYVCPSCWSELGNMENTQLVESGATIIVSPNAIKMQWFNEMQKHISPALKVLLYPGLHSGSWYSPLELAKYDVVLTDFLILRNEIHHTADHKSDRQMRHQQRYMRPSCPLLMVNWWRVCLDEAQMVESTTSNAAEMVRMLPAVNRWAVTGTIDDLPPLLQFVGFNEACQPPAAWQTVDKSFQLNHNPKPLLDLLEHSLWRTCMSKVKHELGIPPQTEVVHRLELSNVESLYYREEHNKCHEQFLQEVAKNTHHNEDNSSRLAAISPQLLRIILKPFLRIRKTCSVPVVNNNSLHTLSFLDPQDLLNHLISNNENECKKQLRSWASAYNGSAAIYFIRKHYHQAIRQYKLLLKLAADYNKDNISVDSVLQIHALYNILQASALAAPQDRISEIEETTYKSQMQKFGWKYLEETSKVLQSALSAYQLKISEMHTLEDQFRGSIVQFLATVVNLKHSLHDVMLSKVQYVVVDKLEHVHSIAGIIYVIEMWHQRLEDLKINLFSEFEYLQDIIGRAVGAVKAGEALTAEITSFITNVSDCHLAEILNEGKKKPKKPRTCRLCKIRETLHKFECLVFDKENDMTEGLEKPSVEISVLKIIFTFVRSKSEFSDYLGECKIKLDLLSCLQGLAKSMAKYWIEVEYMVKSFDELEMCKMRILLTDDPKEQSNFRILRGQVDEQLRTNLIKLEIAQRNFTRLNGRLKYLKHLKEDNSARNCPICQTDEDSRYVMMVCGHFICQDCLDEMKRKKNTECSTKCPICRQDSPELYHSVRPGVAKTMVGSFSTKITCIVQLILKITADDNQAKILIFSQWQAILEQISIALRLNRIVFRKCSNMDLDEFKSTEMNVTCLLMALSRGSKGLNLIEATHVFLVEPILNPGDERQAIGRIHRFGQTKATTVHRFIVNGTIEENILSLISSADDSKTLGTHWDLENLTLDSLKKLFILKE